In Silene latifolia isolate original U9 population unplaced genomic scaffold, ASM4854445v1 scaffold_222, whole genome shotgun sequence, a single genomic region encodes these proteins:
- the LOC141638885 gene encoding uncharacterized protein LOC141638885, with protein MASTKKKMTIMTVLFVILMSWTTTKAQDISAGETCIQALVPCVPYLGFSNPPPVCCDPLKMAIQTQLPCLCAVISDPTLGTMFNMTQVLQLPQDCGIKDVGPSMCTQGTPSSGSSSTPAPSTSTSSKTSPSSEPTPSAATSSSKTPPSPPLGNGSSRSIALAGPISSLMLLFTVLTFY; from the exons ATGGCATCAACGAAGAAGAAGATGACGATAATGACGGTGTTATTCGTGATTTTGATGTCGTGGACAACAACAAAAGCACAAGATATCAGTGCCGGAGAGACATGTATTCAAGCGTTGGTACCATGTGTACCGTACCTAGGTTTCTCAAACCCACCGCCGGTTTGCTGTGATCCTCTTAAGATGGCGATTCAGACGCAACTCCCGTGCCTTTGCGCCGTTATCAGCGACCCTACCCTTGGTACCATGTTCAATATGACTCAGGTTTTACAACTTCCTCAAGATTGTGGCATCAAAGATGTTGGCCCTAGTATGTGTACTCAAG GTACTCCTAGTTCTGGATCGTCTAGCACACCGGCACCATCAACCTCTACATCCTCTAAGACTTCACCTTCATCAGAACCAACACCATCAGCAGCCACTTCCTCGTCCAAGACACCGCCTTCTCCACCTCTCGGTAACGGTTCTTCAAGGAGCATTGCTTTGGCAGGACCAATTTCCAGCTTGATGTTGCTTTTCACAGTGTTGACCTTCTACTAG